In the Borrelia turicatae 91E135 genome, one interval contains:
- a CDS encoding LolA family protein → MKKIILILCPCLIFAQVSANQYFENIYSNYQNIEDMQAKISLNIKGLKQAGTLLYKSPDKFIVNLDSNNQVFVSDGEILTVYVPTLGTSFRQQLTMGKVGSGFMNILSTEYSVSYTNSPNLEPLDESGGGNTENFIKLTFSRRLYKGAATIDSFMIAFTRNGVIRRVIAYPTGGGREIIIDLLSVKFNVGIPDSRFKYDLPKTSNKVDNFLYDVKKT, encoded by the coding sequence ATGAAGAAAATAATATTAATTTTGTGTCCTTGTTTAATTTTTGCTCAAGTATCTGCCAATCAATATTTTGAGAATATTTATTCAAATTACCAAAATATAGAAGATATGCAGGCTAAGATTAGTCTTAACATAAAAGGGTTAAAGCAAGCAGGAACCCTGTTATATAAATCCCCCGATAAATTCATTGTTAATTTGGATTCAAATAATCAGGTTTTTGTAAGTGATGGTGAAATTTTAACCGTTTATGTACCAACTCTTGGTACTTCTTTTAGACAACAGTTGACTATGGGAAAAGTGGGAAGTGGTTTTATGAATATTTTAAGTACTGAGTATAGTGTGTCTTATACTAATTCTCCCAATTTAGAACCACTTGACGAATCTGGAGGAGGAAATACAGAGAATTTTATAAAATTGACTTTTTCAAGGCGACTTTATAAGGGTGCTGCTACGATTGATTCCTTTATGATTGCTTTTACACGAAATGGTGTAATTAGGAGAGTGATTGCTTATCCTACAGGTGGTGGTCGCGAAATAATTATTGATCTTTTATCTGTAAAATTTAATGTTGGAATTCCTGATAGTAGATTTAAGTATGATTTGCCAAAAACTTCAAATAAAGTGGATAATTTTTTATATGATGTTAAAAAAACTTGA
- a CDS encoding CarD family transcriptional regulator: protein MAFVLDQAVVYPMQGVGKIKNIQNKEFNGEFIDYYEIYFPFNEMTFMVPVSRADDLGIRALVSKEKVEEVFNIIKDFEEQIDQKKIKDGSHDFYKQSDILSTAKLYKFLYTKSMQKELPFYEKRILNDFELILQHEISLALQISFEEAKQKIKEVLSMGKS, encoded by the coding sequence ATGGCATTTGTATTAGATCAAGCTGTAGTTTATCCAATGCAGGGGGTGGGAAAAATAAAAAACATTCAAAATAAGGAATTTAATGGTGAGTTTATTGATTATTATGAAATATATTTCCCATTTAATGAAATGACTTTCATGGTTCCAGTCTCTAGAGCAGATGATCTTGGAATTAGAGCCTTGGTTAGTAAGGAAAAAGTAGAAGAAGTTTTTAATATCATTAAAGATTTTGAAGAGCAAATAGATCAAAAAAAGATAAAAGATGGTAGTCATGATTTTTATAAACAAAGTGATATATTAAGTACCGCTAAATTGTATAAATTTTTGTATACAAAATCTATGCAAAAAGAATTGCCTTTCTATGAGAAAAGAATTTTAAATGATTTTGAATTGATTTTGCAACATGAGATTAGTTTAGCCTTGCAAATTAGCTTTGAAGAAGCTAAACAAAAGATAAAAGAAGTCCTGTCTATGGGAAAATCTTAG
- a CDS encoding S41 family peptidase, with the protein MKKKCLVFVYFVLALSISSSVIVESIFAQTDPSKGKMSASTYGQMMMDAFNFIKRNYVEPVDDEAIFEGALKGMFKALNDPYSQYLTKEDLVEISKTTEGNYVGIGVSIVKKNVPVKSDSSVLDASYVMIVTAFEEGPAYKAGVKSGDYITDIDGKSTTLMTIEQVGSLLKGKAGTKVKISVLRDKDLKLEFELVREKVDIQTVKHDVINKSVGYIKILSFNPNTNTYFKKAFEKLQAQNIKSLILDLRFNTGGYLQDAIEIADDILAEGLIVSTRARDSKVPVEYKASSSHIVPLDMPIVVLIDKHSASASEVLVGALKDNQRVYVIGEKSYGKGVIQRILPFYTGGFKITNSKYYTPSGHSIHNIGIKPDLEVGEREFSETEVLAYRQILDKKLVEDFLNSRKNKKSITEKEIDAFVDKILKEHSIHNIDKDILGYYVFSQFYQDTHNEMPIYNLHYDKPLRAAYEYLVKGTKN; encoded by the coding sequence ATGAAAAAAAAATGTTTAGTATTTGTATACTTTGTATTAGCCTTAAGTATCAGTTCTTCAGTTATTGTAGAATCTATCTTTGCACAAACGGATCCTTCTAAAGGTAAGATGTCTGCATCCACTTATGGTCAAATGATGATGGATGCTTTTAATTTTATTAAGAGGAATTATGTTGAGCCTGTTGATGATGAGGCTATTTTTGAAGGTGCTTTAAAAGGTATGTTTAAAGCATTAAATGACCCTTATTCGCAATATTTGACAAAAGAAGATTTAGTAGAAATTTCAAAGACTACTGAAGGAAATTATGTTGGGATTGGAGTTTCTATTGTTAAGAAAAATGTTCCTGTAAAATCTGATAGTTCTGTTCTTGATGCTTCTTATGTAATGATTGTTACTGCTTTTGAAGAGGGACCTGCTTATAAGGCCGGAGTTAAGTCTGGTGATTACATTACGGATATTGATGGTAAGAGTACTACTTTAATGACAATAGAGCAAGTAGGTAGTCTTTTAAAAGGAAAAGCGGGTACGAAAGTTAAAATTTCTGTTCTAAGAGATAAAGATTTAAAACTTGAATTTGAACTTGTTAGAGAAAAAGTAGATATACAGACTGTTAAACATGATGTTATTAATAAAAGTGTTGGGTATATTAAGATATTAAGTTTTAATCCAAATACTAATACATATTTTAAAAAAGCTTTTGAAAAACTGCAAGCTCAGAACATCAAATCTTTGATTTTAGATCTAAGATTTAATACTGGGGGTTATCTTCAAGATGCAATAGAGATAGCTGATGATATTTTGGCTGAAGGACTTATTGTATCAACCAGGGCAAGAGATTCTAAGGTTCCTGTGGAATACAAGGCTAGTTCTTCACATATAGTGCCTTTGGACATGCCAATTGTTGTTTTGATTGATAAACATTCAGCATCAGCATCGGAGGTTTTAGTTGGAGCTTTAAAAGATAATCAAAGAGTTTATGTTATAGGTGAAAAATCTTATGGTAAAGGAGTAATTCAACGTATATTACCTTTCTATACCGGAGGATTTAAGATTACAAATTCCAAATACTATACTCCTTCTGGTCATAGTATTCATAATATTGGTATTAAGCCTGATTTGGAAGTTGGGGAGAGAGAGTTTTCTGAGACTGAGGTCTTAGCATACAGACAAATTCTTGATAAGAAATTAGTAGAAGATTTTTTAAATAGCAGAAAAAACAAAAAGTCTATTACTGAGAAAGAAATAGATGCTTTTGTGGATAAAATTCTTAAAGAACATTCGATCCATAATATAGATAAGGATATTTTAGGATATTATGTATTTTCGCAATTTTATCAAGACACACACAATGAAATGCCAATTTATAATTTACATTATGATAAGCCGTTAAGGGCTGCTTATGAATATCTTGTAAAGGGGACTAAAAATTAA
- the amrB gene encoding AmmeMemoRadiSam system protein B, with protein MRNSLVDNIFYSTNDCNLELFSLNKRKTHKALLISYGAYEFFLNNIALFKKVIAHNTKNVFIFSQTKENSQINISDHQTWKFFNKTIDVNLDIINLIKNFEFTNTEDKIIENDHKIEIVLNFIKDITQDIKIIPIILGKLKNQTLREFCTFLNPLITKEENSFIFLSHFISHSTHLNKSIQLSTTLKGLLSTPNLNSSTLLEYYNARKIFPENINAIIIIHKLFHKFEFINQQIINNDNEYSIIENILIN; from the coding sequence ATAAGAAATAGTTTAGTTGATAATATATTTTATTCAACCAATGATTGCAATTTAGAATTATTTAGCTTAAATAAAAGAAAAACTCATAAAGCACTTTTGATTAGTTATGGTGCTTATGAGTTTTTCTTAAACAATATTGCTCTGTTCAAAAAAGTAATAGCACATAATACAAAAAATGTGTTTATATTCTCACAAACAAAAGAAAACTCACAGATTAACATCTCAGATCATCAAACTTGGAAATTCTTTAATAAAACAATTGATGTCAATCTAGACATAATAAATTTAATAAAAAATTTTGAATTTACAAATACAGAAGATAAAATAATAGAAAATGATCATAAAATTGAAATTGTATTAAATTTTATCAAAGATATAACACAAGATATAAAAATTATTCCCATTATTTTAGGTAAACTTAAAAATCAAACTTTGAGAGAATTTTGCACATTTTTAAATCCGCTTATAACAAAGGAAGAAAATTCTTTTATATTCCTCTCCCACTTCATATCACACTCTACACACTTAAATAAAAGTATTCAACTATCAACAACATTAAAGGGGCTCTTAAGTACACCTAATTTAAATTCATCTACTCTATTAGAATATTATAATGCACGCAAAATATTTCCTGAAAATATAAACGCAATCATCATAATCCACAAGCTTTTCCACAAATTTGAATTTATAAACCAACAAATCATCAACAATGACAATGAATATTCAATAATAGAAAACATATTAATAAATTAA
- the lgt gene encoding prolipoprotein diacylglyceryl transferase gives MPNYINYPSWLHPEIIKGIPITWYSLSYIIIIIISYKFIWYQIQTDKINIEKSDYEKLMFSLVMGAIIGARLTSTLIYDRSGIYYTHPWLIFLPFDRNWNFTGFRGMAIHGGFFGVIIAPIIMINTKLKNTNIKKYFRKITDYGAIAFSSGYILGRFANFANAELYGRPMKGGIIFPNAELFKVSQKGVREFAESIGLEILPHDLFINLPRIPSQLIEGLFEGTVTFLLLWFIFRKIKRYDGFIFGVYIILYGLFRFFIEYLREPDKEIGFVITYKKPESILDFSFLNISIGQIFSLILILSGIIWLSWAKTRSEKLKK, from the coding sequence ATGCCGAATTATATAAATTATCCTAGTTGGTTACATCCTGAAATAATTAAAGGTATTCCAATTACATGGTATAGCCTATCTTATATTATCATAATAATAATTTCTTACAAATTCATTTGGTATCAAATACAAACTGATAAAATTAACATAGAAAAAAGTGATTATGAAAAACTAATGTTTTCGCTTGTTATGGGAGCAATAATTGGCGCAAGACTAACATCTACTTTGATTTATGATAGAAGTGGCATTTACTATACACACCCATGGCTCATCTTTCTGCCATTCGATCGAAACTGGAATTTCACAGGTTTTAGAGGAATGGCAATACACGGAGGATTTTTCGGAGTAATTATTGCACCAATAATAATGATAAATACCAAACTTAAAAACACAAATATAAAAAAATACTTCAGAAAGATAACTGATTACGGAGCAATAGCCTTCTCTTCAGGATATATACTTGGAAGATTTGCTAACTTTGCAAATGCAGAACTTTATGGAAGACCAATGAAAGGCGGTATAATATTTCCCAATGCAGAACTTTTTAAAGTAAGTCAGAAAGGAGTAAGAGAATTTGCAGAATCAATTGGACTAGAAATATTACCTCACGACTTGTTTATTAACCTACCGAGAATTCCATCACAACTCATTGAGGGATTATTTGAGGGAACTGTAACCTTTTTATTACTATGGTTTATTTTTAGGAAAATAAAAAGATATGACGGTTTTATCTTTGGAGTATACATAATTCTTTATGGACTATTTAGATTCTTTATCGAGTACTTAAGAGAGCCAGACAAGGAAATAGGTTTTGTTATAACTTACAAAAAACCTGAGAGCATATTAGATTTCTCATTTTTAAACATATCAATAGGACAAATATTTTCATTAATTTTAATATTATCTGGAATAATTTGGCTATCATGGGCCAAAACAAGATCGGAAAAATTAAAGAAATAA
- a CDS encoding helix-turn-helix domain-containing protein yields MERNNFIRFGDFIKKARIDKGLTLEMISDDIRISVKYLKALEDSNIELFPNEVLALGFLRTYSEYLGIDVWYVSSLFKEYKRRLNSSYIGIKTEDQNGSLNFVNEGRLGGQYLDLSKIAFPKMIQILVGLVSIILLILLISNFSGIKQFLGNFFKANHAAKRAPEVHEVLFDKESFWNVALGDGDFLSLVYGNTIANYRVSFMNDDLVVTNDLKNGRYVFKLGKFREIDLSDNVKVKIVYDNYSQGKVRKAHVSLESFMLNIEYVLETSLSSRFNVLNWGFEVNGPKSRVISEYPTVYSSQDISNIDLMINFLNDTFLRYADESNIYGKSLLVSKGLPLNLKFKKSLILFLSRLSDVNIILQGKDITSILKSYGREIMAVQFFWLKTPGGFDLKVSEVY; encoded by the coding sequence ATGGAAAGAAATAATTTCATTAGATTTGGAGATTTTATAAAAAAGGCTCGGATTGATAAGGGGTTAACTCTTGAGATGATATCTGATGATATTAGAATTTCTGTTAAATATCTTAAGGCACTTGAAGATTCTAATATTGAATTGTTTCCAAATGAAGTTTTAGCTTTAGGATTTTTAAGGACTTATAGTGAGTATTTAGGAATTGATGTTTGGTATGTCTCGTCCCTTTTTAAAGAATACAAAAGAAGACTTAATAGTAGCTATATTGGAATTAAGACTGAAGATCAAAATGGCAGTTTAAATTTTGTGAACGAAGGCAGGCTTGGGGGTCAGTATTTAGATCTGTCTAAGATAGCTTTTCCTAAAATGATTCAAATACTGGTAGGATTAGTTAGTATTATATTGCTAATACTTTTAATTTCAAATTTTAGTGGGATTAAGCAATTTTTAGGGAATTTTTTCAAAGCAAATCATGCTGCGAAGCGAGCTCCAGAAGTTCATGAAGTTCTTTTTGATAAAGAAAGTTTTTGGAACGTTGCTCTTGGAGATGGTGATTTTTTATCTTTAGTTTATGGCAATACTATTGCAAATTATAGAGTCTCTTTTATGAATGATGATTTGGTTGTTACAAATGATTTGAAAAATGGGCGATATGTTTTTAAATTAGGTAAATTTCGGGAAATAGATTTAAGTGATAATGTTAAAGTTAAGATTGTGTATGATAATTATTCTCAAGGTAAGGTTCGAAAGGCTCATGTAAGCTTAGAATCTTTTATGCTCAATATTGAATATGTGCTTGAAACTAGTCTTTCTAGTAGATTTAATGTTTTAAATTGGGGATTTGAAGTTAATGGACCTAAGAGTAGAGTTATTAGTGAGTATCCTACTGTATATTCTTCTCAAGATATTTCCAATATTGATTTAATGATTAATTTTTTAAACGATACGTTTTTAAGATATGCTGATGAGAGTAATATTTATGGTAAATCTTTGCTTGTATCTAAGGGGTTGCCTCTTAATTTAAAGTTCAAAAAATCTTTAATCTTATTTTTGTCAAGACTTTCTGATGTTAATATTATTCTTCAAGGTAAGGATATTACTTCTATTTTAAAGAGTTATGGAAGAGAAATAATGGCAGTGCAATTTTTTTGGTTAAAAACCCCTGGAGGTTTTGATCTTAAGGTTTCTGAAGTTTATTAA
- the pyk gene encoding pyruvate kinase — protein sequence MIQKLTKIVATISDLRCDPEHIKELYEAGVNVIRLNTAHQSHDDAIRVINNVRKVSNKIALMIDTKGPEVRTANIENPITVKIGDKIIISTSPINESNALQTNYDGFVNEVPNGSTILIDDGELEMTVIEKLTDRLICKVKNDGQIKNKKSINTPGISLKLQSVTEKDKGFIELAAKQNIDFIAHSFVRHAKDIQDVKDILNAAGNPDVKIIAKVENQEGIDNIEEIAKASYGIMVARGDMGVEIPAEDVPLAQIKITKTCIKYGVPVITATQMLHTMIENPRPTRAEVSDVANAILNGTDAIMLSGETAYGKYPIEAVKMMTKIAIEVEKYREKTLFQDEIFHSKRIIRNYIIKCAIDAIKIMPVKAIIVDSLKGRTARIMATYRASVPLFITTNNERIARELSLSYGVYANLVDHNFKATTEFVVTSLEMLKTQKVVQDSDIVVIISGNPNRDTNKGTEFMEINTVEEAIKGHNR from the coding sequence ATGATACAAAAATTAACAAAAATAGTAGCAACAATATCTGACCTCAGATGTGATCCAGAACACATAAAAGAGTTATATGAAGCAGGAGTAAATGTAATAAGACTTAATACTGCTCATCAATCTCATGACGATGCAATAAGAGTAATAAACAATGTTAGAAAAGTTTCAAATAAAATAGCATTAATGATCGATACAAAAGGACCAGAAGTTAGAACAGCTAATATTGAAAATCCTATTACCGTTAAGATAGGAGACAAAATAATAATCTCAACATCACCTATCAATGAGTCTAATGCATTGCAAACCAACTATGATGGATTTGTAAATGAAGTCCCAAATGGCTCGACAATCCTTATTGATGATGGCGAACTTGAAATGACTGTTATTGAAAAACTCACAGATAGATTAATCTGCAAAGTTAAAAACGACGGACAAATCAAAAACAAAAAATCAATTAATACACCGGGAATTTCACTTAAACTACAATCTGTCACTGAAAAAGATAAGGGATTTATTGAACTTGCAGCAAAACAAAATATTGATTTTATTGCCCATTCATTCGTAAGACATGCAAAAGATATTCAAGACGTTAAAGATATATTAAATGCTGCTGGAAATCCAGACGTCAAAATTATTGCCAAAGTTGAAAATCAAGAAGGAATTGATAATATTGAAGAAATTGCAAAAGCTTCCTATGGAATTATGGTTGCAAGAGGCGATATGGGAGTTGAAATACCAGCTGAAGATGTTCCTTTAGCACAAATTAAAATAACAAAAACCTGCATTAAATATGGAGTACCTGTAATTACTGCAACACAAATGTTGCACACAATGATTGAAAATCCAAGACCTACAAGAGCAGAAGTATCTGATGTAGCCAATGCAATTCTAAATGGTACAGATGCCATCATGCTATCTGGAGAGACAGCTTATGGCAAATACCCAATTGAAGCTGTTAAGATGATGACCAAAATTGCTATAGAAGTTGAAAAATATAGAGAAAAAACACTATTTCAAGATGAAATTTTCCACAGCAAAAGGATCATAAGAAACTATATTATTAAATGTGCAATTGATGCAATCAAAATAATGCCTGTTAAAGCCATTATTGTTGATTCACTTAAAGGAAGAACCGCAAGAATAATGGCAACATACAGAGCAAGTGTACCTCTATTTATTACAACAAATAATGAAAGGATAGCAAGAGAATTATCACTCTCTTATGGTGTTTATGCTAATCTGGTTGATCATAACTTCAAGGCAACAACTGAATTTGTAGTAACCTCTCTTGAAATGCTTAAAACACAAAAAGTAGTTCAAGATTCAGATATTGTAGTAATTATCTCCGGAAATCCAAATAGAGATACTAATAAAGGTACGGAATTTATGGAAATAAATACAGTAGAAGAAGCAATTAAAGGACACAACAGATAA
- a CDS encoding P-loop NTPase: MIIIPVASGKGGVGKSLFSTNIAICLANEGKKVLLVDLDLGGSNLHSMLNIIPKKSIGTFLKTKIPFKDVIIESGIKNLSFIAGDSDIPELANIAIFQKKKIINNLKNLSYDYLIIDLGAGTTFNTIDFFLISNRGVIITIPTVTAIMNAYLFLKNAIFRLIAKIFTKETKAYKLISDIKKDSSDLQRIYIPNLLLKIETYDPESYEKFMKKFSQFSPFIIFNMLNKPDDIKKIKKILKSAKDYLNINLQSIGSIYKDELIDKALNHKIPITIYKPTSLTSKSIKKIAKKLIELETIINDVELLSEDDLNESYHFVIQEAQDEYLEKYAYLESLLMNKTIDNNAIIDIIKSQQKEIATLRKQNIMFKKKLFAQLKKD; the protein is encoded by the coding sequence TTGATTATCATTCCTGTAGCTAGTGGAAAAGGAGGTGTTGGTAAATCTCTTTTTTCAACAAATATTGCAATTTGTCTTGCAAATGAAGGGAAAAAAGTATTACTTGTCGATCTTGACCTTGGCGGTTCAAATTTACACTCCATGCTAAATATCATACCTAAGAAGAGTATTGGAACTTTTCTTAAAACAAAAATTCCCTTTAAAGACGTAATAATTGAATCAGGAATAAAAAATTTAAGCTTTATTGCAGGAGATTCAGATATTCCTGAACTTGCAAATATAGCCATCTTTCAAAAGAAAAAAATAATAAACAACTTAAAAAACTTAAGCTATGATTACCTAATAATTGACCTTGGTGCTGGCACAACATTTAATACAATAGATTTCTTTCTAATTTCAAATCGCGGAGTAATAATAACGATCCCAACAGTAACAGCAATAATGAATGCTTATTTATTCTTAAAAAATGCAATCTTTAGGCTTATAGCAAAAATATTTACAAAAGAGACAAAAGCATACAAACTAATATCTGACATAAAAAAAGACTCTAGCGATTTACAAAGAATATATATACCTAATCTATTACTCAAAATAGAAACTTATGATCCTGAAAGTTATGAAAAATTTATGAAAAAATTTTCACAGTTTAGTCCTTTCATAATATTTAACATGTTAAACAAACCTGATGACATCAAAAAAATTAAAAAGATACTAAAATCTGCAAAAGACTATTTAAATATAAATTTACAAAGTATAGGTTCAATTTATAAAGACGAGCTTATTGACAAAGCATTAAACCATAAAATACCAATAACTATTTATAAACCAACAAGCTTAACTTCTAAAAGTATTAAAAAAATAGCAAAAAAATTAATTGAACTTGAAACCATAATAAATGATGTAGAACTCTTAAGTGAAGACGATCTAAACGAAAGCTATCATTTTGTAATTCAAGAAGCACAAGATGAATACCTAGAAAAATATGCATATCTTGAATCATTACTAATGAACAAAACAATAGACAATAATGCAATTATTGATATAATCAAATCTCAACAAAAAGAAATTGCAACATTAAGAAAACAAAATATAATGTTTAAAAAAAAATTATTTGCACAATTAAAAAAAGACTAA
- a CDS encoding 16S rRNA (uracil(1498)-N(3))-methyltransferase, producing MKQIVLDDTCLFDNDIIIDDVKIYHYLVDVRRVKVGDTLNVLLGGREVRFAEISSIDNNLIKLSTLKVEMLKKRDFEVSIFISSLKGRKLDLSLRQVVEIGVDHINIVNADNSVARIDMDDLEFKSTRFLKLINEALKQSGNTQVPSLNFYKNFFSISYSPSVNYYVAHKEGVLLGCGDDISVFGKIGILIGPEGCFSKSEIDFFKKLNFKFVRFNTPILRADTAVVYSLAHFKLLLEGNNG from the coding sequence GTGAAACAAATAGTCTTAGACGATACTTGTTTATTTGATAATGATATCATTATTGATGATGTTAAGATTTATCACTATCTTGTTGATGTAAGAAGGGTTAAGGTAGGCGACACGTTGAATGTTCTCTTAGGAGGAAGAGAGGTGAGGTTTGCTGAAATTTCTAGTATAGATAATAATCTTATTAAACTCTCTACTCTTAAGGTAGAAATGCTTAAGAAGCGTGATTTTGAAGTAAGTATATTTATATCTAGTCTTAAGGGTAGAAAATTAGATTTAAGTTTAAGACAAGTTGTTGAAATTGGTGTAGATCATATAAATATTGTTAATGCTGATAATTCTGTTGCTAGAATAGACATGGATGATTTGGAATTTAAAAGTACAAGATTTTTAAAATTGATTAATGAGGCTTTAAAGCAAAGTGGCAATACCCAAGTGCCTAGTCTTAATTTTTACAAAAATTTTTTTAGCATTTCTTATTCTCCATCTGTGAATTATTATGTTGCTCATAAAGAAGGTGTTTTGCTAGGTTGTGGTGATGATATTAGTGTCTTTGGTAAGATTGGAATTTTAATAGGTCCTGAGGGTTGTTTTTCAAAATCAGAAATTGATTTCTTTAAAAAGTTAAATTTTAAATTTGTAAGATTTAATACCCCAATTTTAAGAGCAGATACGGCTGTTGTTTATTCACTTGCTCATTTTAAATTATTATTAGAGGGTAATAATGGCTAA
- a CDS encoding NFACT RNA binding domain-containing protein codes for MSLNYSEINILLKEVPLKNSFLRKIKQPNHKTLIMELYNKETEKKNFNILISLDPKKTRIHKTNKKFENTKPPLRFFEFLKSKVQNGKILEAYQIKNERIILIKVFKDKIIIFIFIKLWPSSPNIIATDANFKILDAYYRKPRSKEITGEIFTKAKEIIENNDITDKKEVKLKDGYNNEISYSEFIENYYDNLEIKETQAHNIELLKQKYEKEKINLEKKINSLEKQINSIEKIEDQRKKGEMILSNINKIKKGMDEIILNNNNGEQIKIMLDKALLPKDNALKYFKEYKKNKNSLKIIQEQLEYAKTQYNTLISKTAYIDKTDCIIPTNEKTKKQKITKKPSIGLHFISYGFEVVIGRNAKENDALLRNWAKGNDYWLHTRDYPGAYVFIRSKKDKTPPLEVLIDAGNLCVFYTKPARQSGEADLYYTNVKYLRRIKGEKKGLVIPNREKNLNIKLDNKILNKLKNKN; via the coding sequence ATGTCATTAAACTACAGTGAAATAAATATCTTACTTAAAGAAGTGCCATTAAAAAATTCATTTTTAAGAAAAATCAAACAACCCAACCATAAAACTTTGATTATGGAACTTTATAATAAAGAAACAGAGAAAAAAAACTTTAATATATTAATCTCATTAGATCCAAAAAAAACAAGAATTCACAAAACAAACAAGAAATTTGAAAATACCAAACCCCCTTTAAGATTTTTTGAATTTCTAAAATCAAAAGTTCAAAATGGTAAAATACTTGAGGCATATCAAATAAAAAATGAAAGAATAATTTTAATTAAAGTATTTAAAGATAAAATAATAATCTTTATCTTCATAAAATTATGGCCATCATCTCCTAACATAATTGCAACAGACGCAAATTTTAAAATCCTTGATGCATATTATAGAAAACCAAGATCAAAAGAAATTACAGGTGAAATATTCACAAAAGCCAAAGAAATTATTGAAAATAATGATATAACTGACAAAAAAGAAGTCAAACTCAAAGATGGATACAACAATGAAATATCTTACTCCGAATTTATTGAAAATTACTATGACAATTTAGAAATAAAAGAGACTCAAGCACACAACATAGAACTACTTAAGCAAAAATACGAAAAAGAAAAAATAAACTTAGAAAAAAAAATAAACTCTCTAGAAAAACAAATAAACTCAATTGAAAAAATCGAGGATCAAAGAAAAAAAGGTGAAATGATCTTATCAAACATTAACAAAATAAAAAAAGGAATGGATGAAATCATTTTAAACAATAACAATGGTGAACAAATTAAAATAATGCTGGACAAAGCATTACTCCCTAAAGATAATGCTTTAAAATATTTTAAAGAATACAAAAAAAACAAAAATTCTTTAAAGATCATACAAGAACAATTAGAATATGCAAAAACACAATACAATACATTAATATCAAAGACAGCTTATATCGACAAAACAGACTGTATCATACCGACAAATGAAAAAACAAAAAAACAAAAAATTACAAAAAAACCATCTATTGGACTTCATTTCATATCTTATGGATTTGAAGTTGTTATAGGCAGAAATGCAAAAGAAAACGATGCACTCTTAAGAAATTGGGCAAAGGGAAACGATTACTGGCTACACACAAGAGACTATCCTGGTGCTTATGTTTTTATTAGGAGCAAAAAAGACAAAACACCTCCTCTTGAAGTCTTGATAGATGCTGGAAACTTATGTGTGTTTTATACAAAACCTGCAAGACAATCAGGCGAAGCTGATCTTTACTATACCAATGTTAAATATTTAAGAAGAATCAAAGGAGAAAAAAAAGGACTTGTAATACCTAATAGGGAAAAAAATTTAAATATCAAACTAGACAACAAAATATTAAACAAACTAAAAAACAAAAATTAA
- the rpmB gene encoding 50S ribosomal protein L28, with protein MGRECEITGKKTMFGNNVPRKGLSRKKGGGGQHIGVKTRRTFKVNLINKKFFVPELGKSINIKVSASTLRSISKLGLSVFLKKNSKKIEDFI; from the coding sequence ATGGGAAGAGAATGTGAAATAACAGGTAAAAAGACAATGTTTGGAAACAATGTTCCAAGGAAGGGACTTTCCAGAAAAAAGGGTGGAGGGGGCCAACACATTGGTGTAAAGACCAGGAGAACTTTTAAGGTAAATTTGATAAATAAGAAATTTTTTGTTCCTGAGCTTGGGAAAAGTATTAATATAAAAGTTTCTGCAAGTACTCTAAGAAGTATTTCGAAGTTAGGTCTTAGTGTTTTTTTGAAGAAAAATTCCAAAAAGATAGAAGATTTTATTTAA